A window of Cydia fagiglandana chromosome Z, ilCydFagi1.1, whole genome shotgun sequence genomic DNA:
GTAAGTATTATGCTTATGTTTGGATCAATACTTTCAGAAAATCGGGCGCCATTCCTGTGGATAAAATAGCTAACGATATGTGTACATTCGACCACCTCCTTTTACTAAGGCTATCCTCGTACAGCTTTTAAAAACTATATAGGGGGATTCTTATTCATATGTTATTTGGTGATATTGGTAAGATTAAAGAATATCAAGGCGTAAATACGGGGGTCTCGACGATAGTTACAAATTTATTCCTTTCGGTGTCGAGACCCTCGGTCCGTGGGGCCCGGGAGCTCAGAGTCTTTTCACAGATTTGTCCAAACGGCTTGTTCAGGTCTCTGGGGAcaaaagagctggcagcttcctcgctcaATGCATAAATGCATAAGCGAGGAAAAGCTGCCAGCATTCTTGGCACTATGCCCCAGGGGCCCTCTCTAGATAAAcatttttaggtatttttttaggtttagttttataggtagttttaattttaggttactttttattgtaagtttgGTGAAgtcaatgtacctacttatatgaaTAAATCcgaatataatataaaataaaataaaaagtataagtagtatataattaggtacatattactATACTTAATCGAAATTAAACTGTCGTGAGTCATACTAAAATTATGCTAATTTTACGGTAATTCACACATATTGCGTTAAACCGTAAAATTTGCGACATATTAATTTACTTTGTATATTACTTCTGGTTAAGTACATATCCAAACAAAATACTTTTATCCTCAGATTGTTTTCAATACATCAAGACTTTATCATCAAGTGTCACACGGTCGTGTAATGTGCCAGatttgtaataggtacctactcgtaatactCAGATAggtatttttccaaaaatgtgTCATGAAATTGAAATGTTCAATAGTGATTTGAAAAAATAATACTGCAATTATATAACACGATTCCCCGTTTTACAAAACTATTGAAAAGATATGTAAATTTACCTATAAGTAATAGATTTGTGATTATGACGTGATATTATGAAATTGTTTGCAGTGGAACACATTCTATCCGACATGTCATCGATAGCGGGTATTATAGATTGCCAGAAAGGAAAGAATGTATATGAAACGTTTGTAGTTGCCAGTTGTCCTTGGATTTTTCAATATACAGGATACAGTCCTTACGTAGCAATTTTTACACAGGTGAATAAAGCAATCTATTTTATactgtacttaaatatttatgttatttttactcTCAGAACCGCCATCTCTTTCGATACTGATGAGAGTAATCTCCAAAAATTTCAATCAACAGAGGCCCAAAAATTACAATCATTCGTCGTCCCTTCCGTACCGTTACCATCATACAAACATTATGAGAAATGGTAACGGAGTGAGAAATAATCATAAGGCACTTTTTTTCAGGATTGAAACTAACCCattcaaataccgcaatgtaatgaaattcgcatgcgagttctcgcatcacTGTATAAATGAGCCCTAAAGAGCTTAGGCTATTCGAACTATGCTTTTCATCTCCTTATTATAAACCGACAAAGTCAACCTTGCCGTTCATTTTTGAGAATTAAACCTTTAACTTGAAATGAATAATTTAACTGATACGTAGGTTAATAACATATGGAAAATAAACCTGTAAATTTCTGTCAAAATTATTAGTTATTGTATGAAATGAAAAgtgaactttccgaacaggagaggTGAAATAGTTACCTCAAGTAACTATTTAAAGACGATTAATTTCACCAAGTATTAGAGTTTATACTCGTATCAACCGATTGTGAAAAGATGCGATGTTTTTATCTCGACGTGTAAAGTTAGATTTTTCTTTGGAACTTTTAACCGCTTAAGATCGCTTTCAAACAATTATTGACCCCACGTTGCCGCTTGAAATATAATACAGCATACGCTTTTACAGATCATCGGCCTCCAATTCACCTTTAACTGGAACTTTTCGGACGTGTTTGTGATTTGCATTAGTTTTTATCTAACGTCTCGACTCGAACAAGTGAACCGTAGAATCGAATCAGTTTTTGGAAAGGTAAGTGAAGTTTATCATCATATCAACACAGTAAATAATTTGATACCTACAAAATAAAACGTCATTTTTTTGCAGCACGCTCCCTCCTCGTTTTGGCGCACTCTGCGTGAGGATTATAGCCGCATTACGGGATTGGTTCGACGGGTCGATGACGTCATAGGAAGCATAATTTTTATATCGTTCGCTAACAATCTTTTTTTCATTTGCCTTCAGCTCCTTCACACGCTGGCGTAAGGAACATCTAGATAGTAAACTGCTATTTGTAATGCATACAGATTAATTAAGCAAAATGTTTAAAATGGTCTCTTATACTTTGCCTATTGAAAGCGTTCTAACCGTATGTTTAAAAAACAGTCTAATGTAACACAAAGTAGATAACACAAacgtgtcatgctatttcagtcagtctcagaaCAAGAAGtaggtactgaggttgactgaagtaacatgacaaaaacgaacgtttccgagaaaacacGATGGCAAAGGAATATGCACTGCATCTGTACGCTACTCTGCCGAAGCTACTCAAAGATTACCGAACCTTCCCGAAGGCTGCCTCGGCGTCTTTAGGTACACCCTAAACTGCCGAAGCAACCTGAAGACTGCCAAGGTGTCCTTTAGCATGCCGAGGTTACCGAGCCGTGCCGTGCCTTGCCGATAGTAATCTTCAGCGGAGAAATTATCGAAATCCaaaaaagattccaaaattgtatGGTTTTTCATGAAATAGACGGGACATCAGAAATTTCGTCGAAATTAACATAAGTATTTTGTCACTAATATCATATAAAATATCCAGCCGACCCTTATACATACAATGCAAAGTATAATGTGGCATTTAATCGGCCTATATTAGCTCTTGGGTTTTTAATGCATCATAATGTAATGACAATTTCTATTTAACCACAGGGAGGGAATAAGAAGAAATCCTTCATGTAGGCTAGGAGAGCCGGATGAAAGGTAAAATGACGTCCATATATCAGATTATCTTTCCACGGCAATTATTGTTAATAAAAAACTAATGTTTGTCAATTCCAAATTGCAGACCATTTCAAGGCTATGAGCAAACGGTATATTTCGTGTACTCGTTCGGGTTCTTAATCGCGCGCTCGCTGGCAGTCTCGCTTATCGCTTCGCGCGTGCACACCGCCAGTCGGGAACCCGCGCACGCACTCTACTTTGTGCCATCCACAGCTTACTCTGTAGAGGTAATTTTACTTCATGATGTATTATGATAATCAGATTAGATTAGATCaagtacttaattaattaattgcttATTGATAAACATAGAAAAATAGGCACATATGGAAAGGAAAAAGATCAGAGTGGAGAGAGGCAGGAAAATATCAGAGTTGAACTGTAATTAGACGATAATaattactagtagttcgccccgaacacTACTCAAAATTAAACGCCGACAAAAGCATTGAGGTCTATATCGGTGCCAAGTATAACCCTATACGTAAAACCTAGCCAAGACAAATCCTTTTAGAATTTCAGGATGTTCTACACAGCACAGAACTCCACACCTCTACACAGCCAAGACAAatccttaatttaatttatattcttatttttatacttttaaattttttttttgttcgtaAAATTTGCCAATTCAAATCCTTTCTAATTTCAGGATTTTCTACACAGCACAGTACTTGGCACCCATATAGATCTCAATGCTTTTGTCGGCGAGTAATATTGAACGTGGCTCTAATTTCACATCTCATTGTGATCGGGACCAAAATTCCGAAAATCGAAATGGAGGcaattttttacaattttgactACTTACTGGTTTGCTTCATGAAATATCGTAACTACAGTAACTACACTGAAGGCCTACCGCGTATATATCTTAATTCATTCGTTTATTTACCTCTTTGTCGCTCGTATATGCAAGAGTGGTAAAGagtaacaaaattttcatcATGGTCTTTCCGAGGTGGCAGGATTTTTCTTAAAGAATACAAATATAGTtacgtaataaatatttaatttatggtCACATTTTCATACTTATTATTAGGGACAATGAAATTTAACCATATATTAATAAATCTATAGGTATCCCTACAAACATTATTTAGACAACATTCTATATTTACAACTACCCACCTATGAAGCAATATATATTCAGGTAGTGATCAAGACCTAAACTGAATATGTTTGTTTTTTGCAATAAAGAGTTATATTCGCTACCTTTCGACTGAATTATCAGATCAGGCTCATCTAGCATATTATGATATTGCATTGTCGTCGAAATGACGGCAGCAGGTACGTCAAATTTCAACTCAAACAGACACGGGAACGTTGTAAAAAATTAAGATGCAATAAAATACAAGTTTACGGAGTGAAGCTAAATGAAAGTGTGTAATTAACATAGCTACTAACgttaacaaaataataaaggATCTTTTGTAATCTGTCTACATAGCAATTGAAATACTTAggctatataataataataataatacctaggtattaacattttgtttttatgcACAATAATTATTCAAAAACAATACCTATCCGGTCCATTTTTTTGCCATGAAATGCAGGTCGGTTTCATACAATGTACCTAaagtataaattaattaacCGGTAATACGGTGGATCTACTATTTTTTGCTGTTATTTTGTCCCGCTAGGCGACAATAAtagcatagtttgttagaagaaaCTTTGTACTGTTCTACTAATATGATAAATGACCTATTAGATTTAAAATTagataagtatatttatttcctaatataaattacaatacaatacaatataaattatcttaggcttaaggggcccactcaTTAACATTTGGAAATTATATCTTATTATGACTGCCATACAAATGTATGTTTGATTATTTTAAACTAGGGTTTTTAGAGAGACCTACGagactataagtatggcaacgagtaataaaaaagttaagTAAGTACTTCAACCTGCCACCGATATTTATTTACAGGTACAAAGATTTTTGGATCAGATACACGGAGATACGATTGCTTTGAGTGGCCTTAAATTTTTCAATGTAAAACGTGGATTAGTTTTAACGGTAAGTAAATgaacgatatgtttaaaaaatatattagatgtttttaaattcatagCAGTATGTCTTATTTTAGATAGCTGGAACCATTGTGACTTATGAACTTGTACTGATGCAGTTCACTGGAGTCTCACCAACGCCATCACCTTCTACCATTACTAtaccaatatttattaactcttCTTATAGTAAAGTTTAATAATGCTTAAGTAAATTTTGTTTCTCTTCCCTTACTTGCAGTTATAATATCCTCCTGTTTGACTAATTATCAAACTGAATTAATATTAATTCGTATTTAATAATAGCAGCTGCCACCTGAAAGGATGGGTGTTCGTTATAAGTAGGTGTATATTTATATAGTAGGTAATAATTGGTATTAATTGAAATTTTATTCGCTTTTAATCTTGTATAAGTAGAATTTTCGAATATGTCAAAGATAATTTGTAAGACAGAAATGAGCCTACATATTTAAGTTAATACTTACTTTCAGTAATAGTGTTCTATCTAGGGAAAATAGACCCATTCCTTGCAACGTCACCCAATCAAACTTCAGCTGAGTTTTCAGCCTGTCAACCTGAAATTATTAAACTTTATTGAAAATGACTTACTCGTAataccaaataaaataatatttcaatGAAGGAATAACAGTTTTATCGGATTGTATCGCG
This region includes:
- the LOC134678810 gene encoding gustatory receptor 5a for trehalose-like isoform X2, with product MTPLLTADYNGYQATFQEAMKLTIVIGQFFGLNPVTGVSEIDATKLRFQIQSYRFVYSLLSIIGQCTVVSFCLLKLFTDSNPNLSANSALVFYVTNCITTILFLRVATRWPRLCQLISKTEASDPSIDRTLIKKCRVSCVLVLTMALLEHILSDMSSIAGIIDCQKGKNVYETFVVASCPWIFQYTGYSPYVAIFTQIIGLQFTFNWNFSDVFVICISFYLTSRLEQVNRRIESVFGKHAPSSFWRTLREDYSRITGLVRRVDDVIGSIIFISFANNLFFICLQLLHTLAEGIRRNPSCRLGEPDERPFQGYEQTVYFVYSFGFLIARSLAVSLIASRVHTASREPAHALYFVPSTAYSVEVQRFLDQIHGDTIALSGLKFFNVKRGLVLTIAGTIVTYELVLMQFTGVSPTPSPSTITIPIFINSSYSKV
- the LOC134678810 gene encoding gustatory receptor for sugar taste 64f-like isoform X1; translation: MALLEHILSDMSSIAGIIDCQKGKNVYETFVVASCPWIFQYTGYSPYVAIFTQIIGLQFTFNWNFSDVFVICISFYLTSRLEQVNRRIESVFGKHAPSSFWRTLREDYSRITGLVRRVDDVIGSIIFISFANNLFFICLQLLHTLAEGIRRNPSCRLGEPDERPFQGYEQTVYFVYSFGFLIARSLAVSLIASRVHTASREPAHALYFVPSTAYSVEVQRFLDQIHGDTIALSGLKFFNVKRGLVLTIAGTIVTYELVLMQFTGVSPTPSPSTITIPIFINSSYSKV